A genomic window from Hyla sarda isolate aHylSar1 chromosome 10, aHylSar1.hap1, whole genome shotgun sequence includes:
- the LOC130293763 gene encoding uncharacterized protein LOC130293763 isoform X3, with the protein MRIKVLLVSIILQDLPPEPVLLVPSEMTAGETTTITCMANYTCASSPPTFTWNLLGPYVTERSDLGHGKWSASSKLDYTPFGTDNGSTIQCTVTYFGGQTKQSTSKINILDIFTEDQKTNSYIGPVIGVTCVILLLAIVFIVWRKHDFCLWRSKTECNRKLEKKYLDTLSKNSTRYTDLLERQKSSYYTIEPTAHSHVPRQGQNMAPSPENNSIYENMMARKPSV; encoded by the exons ATGAGAATAAAAGTTCTTCTAGTTTCCATTATTTTGCAAG ATCTCCCCCCAGAGCCAGTATTATTGGTGCCAAGTGAAATGACCGCAGGAGAAACTACTACAATCACTTGTATGGCAAATTATACCTGTGCTtccagcccacctaccttcacTTGGAACCTCCTTGGTCCTTATGTTACAGAAAGATCAGACCTTGGACATGGGAAGTGGAGCGCTTCAAGTAAACTGGATTACACCCCCTTCGGTACAGACAATGGGTCAACAATTCAGTGTACAGTTACATATTTTGGCGGACAAACGAAACAAAGTACgagtaaaataaacattttag ATATTTTTACAGAGGACCAGAAAACCAACTCTTATATTGGACCAGTTATTGGAGTCACGTGTGTCATCTTACTTTTGGCAATTGTATTCATCGTTTGGAG AAAACATGATTTTTGTCTCTGGAGAAGCAAAACAGAG TGCAACAGAAAACTGGAGAAAAAGTATTTAGACACATTATCGAAAAAT aGTACCAGATACACAGATCTACTTGAGAGACAAAAGTCGTCTTACTACACAATAGAG CCGACAGCTCATTCCCATGTGCCTAGACAAGGGCAGAATATGGCGCcatcccctgaaaataattctataTATGAGAACATGATGGCTAGAAAACCATCTGTATAA
- the LOC130293763 gene encoding Schwann cell myelin protein-like isoform X1: MRIKVLLVSIILQVCLGQQTEFNFPGKIQALLGSCVEIPCYTSKSSMRVQNNNVVWHVEDAPFRQRIIYSTDVSQISMIYKDRTQLVRSTADNCTLRIHKVNKQDAHFYFPKKNKVPKDIFFKNSEIMVQVEVIDLPPEPVLLVPSEMTAGETTTITCMANYTCASSPPTFTWNLLGPYVTERSDLGHGKWSASSKLDYTPFGTDNGSTIQCTVTYFGGQTKQSTSKINILDIFTEDQKTNSYIGPVIGVTCVILLLAIVFIVWRKHDFCLWRSKTECNRKLEKKYLDTLSKNSTRYTDLLERQKSSYYTIEPTAHSHVPRQGQNMAPSPENNSIYENMMARKPSV; encoded by the exons ATGAGAATAAAAGTTCTTCTAGTTTCCATTATTTTGCAAG TTTGTCTTGGTCAACAAACGGAGTTCAATTTTCCCGGCAAAATCCAGGCATTACTCGGCTCCTGTGTCGAGATCCCCTGCTACACCTCAAAGTCGTCTATGAGAGTCCAAAATAACAATGTGGTCTGGCACGTGGAAGACGCTCCATTTAGACAGAGGATCATCTATAGTACGGACGTGTCACAGATATCAATGATTTACAAGGACCGCACCCAACTAGTGAGATCAACCGCAGACAACTGCACCCTGAGAATCCACAAAGTGAACAAGCAAGATGcacatttttattttccaaagAAAAACAAAGTACCAAAAGATATCTTTTTTAAAAATTCTGAAATAATGGTTCAAGTAGAAGTCATAG ATCTCCCCCCAGAGCCAGTATTATTGGTGCCAAGTGAAATGACCGCAGGAGAAACTACTACAATCACTTGTATGGCAAATTATACCTGTGCTtccagcccacctaccttcacTTGGAACCTCCTTGGTCCTTATGTTACAGAAAGATCAGACCTTGGACATGGGAAGTGGAGCGCTTCAAGTAAACTGGATTACACCCCCTTCGGTACAGACAATGGGTCAACAATTCAGTGTACAGTTACATATTTTGGCGGACAAACGAAACAAAGTACgagtaaaataaacattttag ATATTTTTACAGAGGACCAGAAAACCAACTCTTATATTGGACCAGTTATTGGAGTCACGTGTGTCATCTTACTTTTGGCAATTGTATTCATCGTTTGGAG AAAACATGATTTTTGTCTCTGGAGAAGCAAAACAGAG TGCAACAGAAAACTGGAGAAAAAGTATTTAGACACATTATCGAAAAAT aGTACCAGATACACAGATCTACTTGAGAGACAAAAGTCGTCTTACTACACAATAGAG CCGACAGCTCATTCCCATGTGCCTAGACAAGGGCAGAATATGGCGCcatcccctgaaaataattctataTATGAGAACATGATGGCTAGAAAACCATCTGTATAA
- the LOC130293763 gene encoding Schwann cell myelin protein-like isoform X2 → MRIKVLLVSIILQVCLGQQTEFNFPGKIQALLGSCVEIPCYTSKSSMRVQNNNVVWHVEDAPFRQRIIYSTDVSQISMIYKDRTQLVRSTADNCTLRIHKVNKQDAHFYFPKKNKVPKDIFFKNSEIMVQVEVIDLPPEPVLLVPSEMTAGETTTITCMANYTCASSPPTFTWNLLGPYVTERSDLGHGKWSASSKLDYTPFGTDNGSTIQCTVTYFGGQTKQSTSKINILEDQKTNSYIGPVIGVTCVILLLAIVFIVWRKHDFCLWRSKTECNRKLEKKYLDTLSKNSTRYTDLLERQKSSYYTIEPTAHSHVPRQGQNMAPSPENNSIYENMMARKPSV, encoded by the exons ATGAGAATAAAAGTTCTTCTAGTTTCCATTATTTTGCAAG TTTGTCTTGGTCAACAAACGGAGTTCAATTTTCCCGGCAAAATCCAGGCATTACTCGGCTCCTGTGTCGAGATCCCCTGCTACACCTCAAAGTCGTCTATGAGAGTCCAAAATAACAATGTGGTCTGGCACGTGGAAGACGCTCCATTTAGACAGAGGATCATCTATAGTACGGACGTGTCACAGATATCAATGATTTACAAGGACCGCACCCAACTAGTGAGATCAACCGCAGACAACTGCACCCTGAGAATCCACAAAGTGAACAAGCAAGATGcacatttttattttccaaagAAAAACAAAGTACCAAAAGATATCTTTTTTAAAAATTCTGAAATAATGGTTCAAGTAGAAGTCATAG ATCTCCCCCCAGAGCCAGTATTATTGGTGCCAAGTGAAATGACCGCAGGAGAAACTACTACAATCACTTGTATGGCAAATTATACCTGTGCTtccagcccacctaccttcacTTGGAACCTCCTTGGTCCTTATGTTACAGAAAGATCAGACCTTGGACATGGGAAGTGGAGCGCTTCAAGTAAACTGGATTACACCCCCTTCGGTACAGACAATGGGTCAACAATTCAGTGTACAGTTACATATTTTGGCGGACAAACGAAACAAAGTACgagtaaaataaacattttag AGGACCAGAAAACCAACTCTTATATTGGACCAGTTATTGGAGTCACGTGTGTCATCTTACTTTTGGCAATTGTATTCATCGTTTGGAG AAAACATGATTTTTGTCTCTGGAGAAGCAAAACAGAG TGCAACAGAAAACTGGAGAAAAAGTATTTAGACACATTATCGAAAAAT aGTACCAGATACACAGATCTACTTGAGAGACAAAAGTCGTCTTACTACACAATAGAG CCGACAGCTCATTCCCATGTGCCTAGACAAGGGCAGAATATGGCGCcatcccctgaaaataattctataTATGAGAACATGATGGCTAGAAAACCATCTGTATAA